The following are encoded in a window of Telmatobacter sp. DSM 110680 genomic DNA:
- a CDS encoding ABC transporter permease: MEWFPSFGFQRRKRELQEEIDAHLQMAIADRLARGEAAEAARQAAAREFGNVPLVQDVTREMWGQAWLEQLGRDVRFALRQLRKSPGFTITATAMLAVAICANSTVFSWIDGTMLRPIPGARNTGDLVSLQRGERSFSPTPPFSYLDYRDLREQSQTLTGMLAYHSDWITLTDGAQPQRIYIGNVSANFFDVLEVKPQLGRFFLPQEETRPDAVPYVVLGYSLWKTRYAGDPGIVGKSIEIARHPVTVIGVAPEGFVGAAPGLRDDAWLTLNPLGTNVYRLTHRSGGAVWLIVIGRLRPGVSRGQAAQDMDTLMHNIVASYPDDHLGENRITLDPMWRSPFGANGYMAATLPILLAFAGVVLLLTCANVATLTLVRFVSRRRELAIRQSLGANRMQLVRQMVLEGVVLSIVAGAVAIALTAWTSKTFAWFFPASSAPIILNGSMDHNVVIGIAVFSLLAGVLCGALPAWRSSHAPAAEVLKAESASVSGGSRNRKLLSGLVVAQIALSLPLLLCSGLFLRTLRNLAGANPGFEPDHILTASVGLNIAGYSHDQEQVIRHKILDRVSALPGVKVVSLTDWIPMTLTHKSVDAYPEGYAPRPHESLQVYHADVAPRYFESLQIPILEGREFTQDDDEKAPRVLIVDQTAARLYWPGQDPLGKKLRVNGSPFTVVGVARNSTHMLLNESPEPMVYMSFFQSGYETIVQVETERNPADLAPAVENAIHEIDTQLPVFDVRPMRESTQLASSFAVIESSLAGMFALIGLVLAVTGIYGVVAYRTQMRTHEIGIRMALGASRVNVLRLVLLQGLWITGIGLALGLAFALGLTRFIARMLYGIGAHDPITVATVVILLGAMSLLACYIPAHRAVRRNPVTAIREL, translated from the coding sequence ATGGAGTGGTTCCCGAGCTTCGGTTTTCAACGGCGCAAACGCGAATTGCAGGAAGAGATTGATGCGCACCTGCAGATGGCGATTGCCGATCGACTGGCGCGAGGTGAGGCGGCAGAGGCGGCGCGACAAGCAGCAGCACGGGAGTTTGGAAACGTTCCTTTGGTGCAAGATGTGACGCGCGAGATGTGGGGCCAGGCGTGGCTTGAACAACTAGGCCGGGACGTCCGTTTCGCGCTACGGCAGCTGCGCAAGAGCCCGGGCTTTACGATCACTGCGACAGCGATGCTGGCTGTAGCTATCTGCGCCAATAGCACCGTCTTCAGTTGGATCGACGGGACCATGTTGCGTCCGATTCCTGGCGCGCGAAACACGGGCGACCTTGTGAGCCTGCAGCGGGGAGAACGCAGCTTTTCTCCAACTCCGCCCTTCTCCTATCTCGACTATCGCGACCTGCGCGAGCAGAGCCAGACCTTAACCGGAATGCTCGCATATCACAGCGATTGGATCACGCTGACAGACGGCGCACAGCCGCAGCGCATCTATATCGGGAATGTGTCCGCAAACTTCTTCGACGTGCTGGAAGTGAAACCTCAGTTGGGGCGCTTCTTTCTGCCTCAGGAAGAAACGCGGCCGGATGCCGTGCCGTATGTTGTGCTTGGGTACTCGTTATGGAAGACGCGCTATGCGGGAGACCCTGGAATTGTGGGCAAGTCGATCGAGATTGCCCGGCATCCTGTGACGGTGATCGGCGTAGCCCCGGAGGGGTTTGTCGGGGCGGCGCCGGGGCTTCGGGATGATGCATGGCTGACGCTGAATCCCCTCGGGACGAACGTGTACAGGCTCACGCATCGTAGTGGTGGTGCGGTCTGGCTGATCGTAATAGGAAGATTGCGGCCCGGCGTAAGCCGTGGCCAGGCAGCCCAGGATATGGACACGCTGATGCACAATATTGTCGCGTCGTATCCTGACGACCACCTGGGCGAGAACAGGATCACGCTCGATCCCATGTGGCGCTCGCCATTCGGCGCCAACGGATACATGGCGGCGACGCTGCCCATTCTGCTGGCCTTCGCTGGTGTGGTGCTGCTGCTGACCTGCGCGAACGTGGCTACGTTGACGCTGGTGCGGTTTGTATCGCGGCGGCGCGAGCTTGCGATCCGGCAGTCGCTCGGGGCGAATCGCATGCAACTGGTGCGGCAGATGGTGCTGGAGGGCGTGGTGCTTTCCATCGTCGCGGGAGCCGTGGCCATCGCGTTGACAGCGTGGACTTCGAAAACATTCGCATGGTTCTTTCCGGCGAGCTCGGCTCCAATCATTCTGAACGGGAGCATGGACCACAACGTGGTGATCGGGATTGCGGTGTTCTCCCTTTTGGCCGGCGTGCTGTGCGGCGCGCTCCCCGCCTGGCGTTCGTCGCATGCGCCGGCAGCTGAGGTACTCAAGGCAGAGTCGGCAAGTGTCTCCGGTGGCTCACGCAACCGGAAATTGCTCAGCGGGCTTGTGGTGGCGCAGATCGCGCTTTCACTTCCTCTGCTGTTGTGCTCCGGGCTCTTTCTGCGAACACTGCGGAACCTCGCCGGCGCAAATCCCGGATTTGAACCGGACCATATTCTCACCGCGTCCGTGGGGCTGAACATCGCCGGCTACAGCCACGACCAGGAACAGGTGATCCGTCACAAGATTCTGGATCGCGTGTCGGCACTGCCCGGCGTAAAGGTTGTGTCTCTGACGGACTGGATTCCGATGACCCTGACCCACAAGTCGGTCGATGCGTATCCGGAAGGGTATGCGCCACGCCCCCACGAATCTCTACAGGTGTACCACGCCGACGTGGCCCCGCGGTACTTTGAATCCCTTCAAATACCCATCCTGGAAGGACGCGAGTTTACACAAGATGACGATGAAAAGGCCCCAAGGGTTCTCATCGTAGATCAGACTGCAGCGAGGCTCTACTGGCCGGGACAGGATCCGCTGGGAAAGAAACTCAGGGTGAACGGCAGCCCTTTCACAGTTGTCGGCGTGGCGAGAAATTCGACGCATATGTTATTGAATGAGTCCCCGGAGCCCATGGTATATATGAGCTTTTTTCAGTCGGGGTACGAGACGATTGTGCAGGTGGAGACCGAGCGAAATCCGGCCGACCTGGCGCCGGCGGTGGAAAACGCCATCCACGAGATCGATACACAGCTGCCGGTCTTCGATGTGCGTCCCATGCGGGAGAGCACCCAGTTGGCGAGCAGTTTCGCCGTCATCGAGAGCTCCCTGGCGGGAATGTTCGCGCTGATTGGGCTCGTTCTTGCGGTAACCGGAATCTACGGAGTCGTGGCCTATCGAACCCAGATGCGGACCCACGAGATTGGAATACGAATGGCTCTTGGCGCTTCACGGGTCAATGTGCTGCGACTCGTGCTGTTACAGGGATTGTGGATCACAGGCATCGGTCTGGCGCTGGGACTCGCGTTTGCGTTGGGACTGACACGTTTCATCGCGCGGATGCTGTATGGAATCGGCGCCCACGATCCCATCACCGTTGCTACCGTCGTCATCCTCCTGGGAGCAATGTCGTTGTTAGCCTGTTACATTCCGGCACATCGAGCGGTGCGCCGGAACCCCGTGACAGCAATTCGCGAACTGTAA
- a CDS encoding ABC transporter permease codes for MKGFPSFGFQRRKRELQEEFDAHLQMAIADRVARGQSPSEAKMSALREFGSAPMIADVTREQWGWLRLELLFQDIRYALRQLRRAPGFTATVLLTLALGIGANSAIFTLVNAILLRNLPVTDPKSLIRIGDQNDCCVTDRWKETGDYSLFATDTYSMFRKNLPEFEELAATSSFYGAGPLIVRRAGPDTVAKSMVGTFVSGNYFRVFGLSPAAGRFFVDADDQTGAPLTAVMSYDAWQQDYAGDPSVVGRTFYINGKASTVVGIAPRGFYGDRVDTNPPSYFLPMHAMDEVIGAPFVSDPGKQWAYIIGRVKPGTSLPALQAKASTLLKHQFATLKTFSDARAQRVLPLTHVVLTPGGGGIQNMQSDYRDRLNLLQWIGALVLLVACANIANLLLVRGMGRRAEFFIRSALGAQRSRLVRQLLQESVVLSSMGGLLGLAVSYLGAQALLALAFPDRHNMPVAASPSALVIGFAFSLSLITGVLFGLAPALLAARARPADALRSNSRTTAYGASFFQRGLVVVQAALSLVLLVAAGLFAQSLTRAENVNMSLDTANRYIVHINAQGAGYKTTEVEPLYQTIVDRFHTIPGVLKVGLSTYTPMEANDWNSGVKVQGDPNLHKTASWVKETPEYFDAVGTHLVMGRGFTPQDTMNAPPVAVVNQEFVRQFFGNRNPIGHRFGFDDPLHPGSDGAHEIVGVVEDTTYTSVYWKNHAMYFLPLTQPAGLPAPGDPDGSVYAGAIVIETAHSVPGLEKVVGDTLASINPNLTILKFQTFRQQIDDRFTQERLISRLTSLFGLLALLLAAIGLYGVTAYTVVRRTPEIGVRMALGAARSRVIGMVMRGAMLQTAAGLAIGIPVAIFCVRYVKSQLYEITSVNVSVMIIAIGVLTLAAAIAGIVPARRAASIDPVSALRIE; via the coding sequence ATGAAGGGTTTCCCGAGCTTCGGTTTTCAGCGGCGCAAGCGCGAGTTGCAGGAAGAGTTTGATGCTCACCTGCAGATGGCAATTGCCGATCGAGTGGCGCGAGGGCAATCGCCCTCCGAAGCGAAGATGTCGGCGCTCCGCGAATTCGGGAGTGCTCCGATGATTGCCGATGTGACGCGTGAGCAATGGGGTTGGTTGCGGCTAGAACTTCTGTTCCAGGATATTCGCTATGCACTCCGGCAGTTACGAAGGGCGCCGGGATTTACCGCTACCGTGCTGCTAACACTTGCGCTTGGCATCGGCGCCAACTCGGCCATCTTTACGCTTGTCAATGCCATCCTGCTCCGAAATTTACCGGTGACCGATCCAAAGAGCCTGATTCGCATCGGCGACCAAAACGATTGCTGCGTCACCGATCGCTGGAAAGAGACGGGAGATTACTCGCTCTTTGCCACCGACACGTATTCCATGTTCAGGAAGAACCTCCCGGAGTTTGAAGAACTGGCCGCAACGTCCTCCTTCTACGGCGCGGGTCCCCTTATCGTCCGCCGCGCCGGACCAGACACAGTGGCGAAATCGATGGTGGGCACCTTCGTCTCCGGAAATTACTTTCGCGTCTTCGGACTTTCGCCGGCGGCCGGACGGTTCTTTGTGGACGCCGATGACCAGACAGGAGCACCGCTCACAGCAGTCATGAGCTATGACGCCTGGCAGCAGGATTACGCAGGCGATCCGAGCGTAGTGGGACGCACCTTCTACATCAATGGCAAGGCGTCCACTGTCGTTGGCATTGCTCCCAGAGGATTTTACGGAGACCGTGTCGACACCAATCCGCCAAGCTACTTCCTTCCAATGCATGCCATGGATGAGGTGATTGGCGCTCCGTTCGTTTCCGACCCCGGCAAGCAGTGGGCCTACATCATCGGGCGCGTTAAGCCAGGAACGTCTCTGCCGGCGCTTCAGGCCAAAGCCAGCACGCTGCTCAAGCACCAGTTTGCGACTCTCAAGACCTTTAGCGATGCGCGCGCCCAAAGGGTTCTTCCACTCACCCATGTTGTCCTCACGCCCGGAGGCGGCGGCATTCAGAACATGCAGAGCGATTATCGGGATCGTCTAAACCTGCTGCAATGGATAGGAGCCCTGGTTCTTCTTGTCGCTTGCGCGAATATTGCGAACCTCCTTCTCGTGCGCGGCATGGGCCGCCGCGCGGAGTTTTTCATCCGCTCAGCGCTGGGCGCGCAACGCAGCCGCCTTGTCCGTCAGCTTCTGCAGGAAAGTGTTGTTCTCTCGAGCATGGGCGGCCTGCTCGGACTCGCCGTCTCCTATCTGGGGGCGCAAGCCCTGCTGGCTCTTGCTTTTCCGGATCGGCACAACATGCCGGTCGCGGCTTCTCCATCTGCCCTGGTGATAGGTTTCGCCTTTTCGCTTTCACTGATTACGGGCGTCCTCTTTGGCCTTGCACCGGCGTTGCTGGCCGCACGCGCCCGGCCGGCCGACGCTCTGCGCTCGAACTCACGGACAACTGCCTACGGAGCGTCCTTCTTCCAGCGCGGACTCGTTGTCGTTCAGGCCGCGCTCTCCCTCGTGTTGCTCGTCGCTGCGGGCCTGTTTGCTCAGAGCCTCACCAGGGCAGAGAACGTGAACATGAGTCTGGATACAGCAAACCGCTATATTGTTCACATCAATGCCCAGGGAGCGGGCTACAAAACTACTGAAGTCGAGCCTCTTTACCAGACCATCGTTGACCGGTTCCATACCATCCCCGGCGTTCTCAAAGTCGGCCTCTCAACCTACACGCCCATGGAGGCAAACGACTGGAACTCCGGCGTCAAGGTTCAGGGCGATCCAAACCTGCACAAGACCGCATCCTGGGTGAAGGAGACGCCGGAATACTTCGACGCCGTCGGAACACACCTTGTCATGGGCCGCGGATTCACGCCGCAGGACACGATGAACGCTCCTCCGGTCGCCGTCGTCAACCAGGAATTCGTCAGACAGTTTTTCGGCAACCGAAATCCGATCGGCCATCGATTTGGATTTGACGATCCGCTTCACCCGGGTAGCGATGGAGCACATGAGATCGTCGGCGTGGTGGAGGACACCACCTACACAAGCGTCTATTGGAAGAACCACGCCATGTATTTTCTTCCTCTCACGCAGCCCGCCGGCCTTCCCGCGCCCGGCGACCCAGACGGATCTGTGTACGCGGGAGCCATCGTGATCGAAACCGCTCACTCCGTTCCCGGGTTGGAAAAAGTCGTCGGCGACACCCTGGCGAGTATCAACCCAAATCTCACCATCCTTAAGTTCCAGACATTCCGGCAGCAGATTGACGATCGGTTCACGCAGGAGCGGTTGATCTCGCGCCTCACCTCTCTCTTCGGTCTGCTGGCGCTTCTGCTCGCCGCCATCGGGCTCTATGGTGTCACGGCCTATACAGTCGTACGCCGCACACCGGAGATCGGGGTCCGCATGGCACTCGGAGCGGCGCGGAGCCGGGTAATCGGCATGGTCATGCGCGGGGCCATGCTGCAGACCGCCGCTGGACTCGCGATTGGTATTCCGGTCGCGATCTTCTGCGTGCGCTACGTCAAGTCGCAGCTTTATGAGATCACCAGCGTGAACGTGTCGGTAATGATTATCGCCATTGGAGTGCTGACGCTCGCGGCCGCCATTGCCGGTATTGTCCCGGCACGGCGCGCGGCCTCAATCGACCCGGTGAGTGCGTTGCGCATTGAATGA
- a CDS encoding PadR family transcriptional regulator yields the protein MSEKDQYKNRIDLLQGTLDMLILQTLQWGPAHGYGIVQALRLRSGDVLQVETGSLYPALHRLERQGWVQSEWKQSESKQRARYYRITAKGKKQLASDLGRWERIVEAIGSVMYVKPEESES from the coding sequence ATGAGCGAAAAGGACCAGTATAAGAATCGGATTGACCTGTTGCAGGGAACACTCGACATGCTCATTCTTCAAACTCTGCAATGGGGACCGGCGCACGGATACGGAATCGTACAGGCTTTACGTTTGCGATCCGGAGATGTGCTTCAGGTTGAGACCGGATCACTGTATCCGGCTCTCCATCGATTGGAGCGTCAGGGTTGGGTGCAGTCTGAGTGGAAGCAGTCAGAGAGCAAGCAAAGAGCGCGATATTACCGAATCACGGCCAAGGGAAAAAAGCAGTTGGCCTCGGATCTGGGCCGATGGGAGCGAATTGTCGAAGCGATTGGTTCGGTGATGTACGTCAAGCCGGAGGAGAGCGAGTCATGA
- a CDS encoding protein kinase — protein sequence MDLATERFLRIEAIFQEAIEAPEKVRDLLIEVQCKGDSQLMSEVRLLLEACKAAEQVDETWRSEAGTRGVDSLSLRRVGPYEIDKLLGRGGMGAVYLAHRADGQFEQEVAVKLIDLPLATALFRERFRQERQILAELQHPYIARLLDGGVTSEGDLYLVMEYVDGRPIHQYCNERQLSLSERLGLFLHICEAVQFAHQHFVVHRDLKPDNILVAPDGTPRLLDFGTAKLISPTIDRLDRTLTREGYSSFTPQYASPEQILGRTITAATDTYSLGVLLYYLITCALPYELKELTLEEMIRVICETPPRRPEHQAGSHKKIDVDLEAILMKALRKEPQDRYRSAELLASDIRAYMARQPVAARKGGFRYRAGKFIRRNSVLLLVGSFLAISLLAGITGILWQSHQTNIQKRKAEARSADLRQLSNSLLSELDQAIRDLPGSTGAQKLLVSRVLDHLDRMAADARDDRQTQLDLASAYIQIGQVQGDGYFQNMGDTPGALSDFDKAIAIANSLSMLDRKDREALRVLALALRSRSETLFRAGRTPEAVPLIRQATSAFDILTADSNASASLLAEAANAYGVMGDELGQPMIGSLNDVYGAVAAYRTDLSLVIRARKTDASVARTLRVAAIASMRIGEIEMDTDPVQALRDLDVALQFLDAMPKGEQASFGSARTRSAVLHRQAISLNELGRYDEAARLFDQVYQADLKRQSADPLDTRLLEDLIGDLSDEADGYEYAADPALARNPADRPRNLRMAASLYAKAIPLAEKFLRQEPANENLQETLAELILDVDSLHFALHSPGETKHQEKDQLAILRRLAHDTADPFMLYAVANVFLRVEPRSLRDPQFTLHCAQGSVERSFGTIPAMQLALAKAYRVAGQTARSREEAGKGLAILPPQRPNEPKPRLRKLLEIEAR from the coding sequence ATGGACCTGGCGACGGAAAGATTCTTACGCATTGAAGCGATCTTTCAGGAAGCGATCGAGGCTCCTGAAAAAGTCCGCGATCTGTTGATAGAGGTGCAGTGCAAAGGTGACTCGCAGCTCATGTCGGAGGTGCGCCTGCTTCTGGAAGCTTGCAAAGCCGCAGAGCAAGTAGACGAAACCTGGCGCTCTGAGGCTGGCACGCGCGGAGTTGATTCGCTCAGCCTGAGACGAGTCGGGCCGTACGAGATCGATAAGCTTCTGGGTCGTGGCGGAATGGGCGCTGTCTACCTGGCCCATCGCGCCGATGGGCAATTTGAACAAGAGGTCGCCGTCAAATTGATTGACCTGCCCCTTGCCACCGCGCTCTTTCGGGAGCGGTTTCGGCAGGAGCGGCAGATCCTGGCCGAGTTGCAACATCCCTATATCGCGCGACTCCTCGACGGGGGCGTTACATCAGAAGGCGATCTTTACCTCGTCATGGAGTATGTCGATGGGCGTCCAATTCATCAGTATTGCAATGAGCGGCAGCTCTCCCTCTCAGAGCGCCTTGGACTTTTTCTGCACATCTGTGAAGCGGTTCAGTTCGCACACCAGCACTTTGTCGTGCATAGGGACCTCAAGCCGGACAACATACTCGTGGCGCCGGATGGCACTCCGCGCCTGCTGGATTTCGGCACCGCAAAGTTGATATCTCCGACCATCGATCGTCTTGATAGAACACTGACGCGGGAAGGTTACTCCTCATTCACTCCTCAATATGCCAGCCCCGAACAAATCCTGGGACGTACGATCACCGCTGCAACGGACACATATTCACTGGGGGTGCTGCTTTATTACCTGATAACGTGTGCGCTGCCTTATGAGTTGAAGGAACTCACGCTCGAGGAAATGATACGGGTTATTTGCGAGACACCGCCTCGCCGGCCGGAACACCAGGCTGGTTCACACAAAAAAATTGATGTAGATCTCGAAGCAATCCTAATGAAGGCGCTACGCAAAGAGCCGCAGGATCGTTATCGCTCTGCCGAGTTGCTCGCCTCGGATATCCGCGCTTACATGGCCCGTCAGCCCGTCGCTGCTCGTAAAGGCGGCTTCCGATATCGAGCTGGCAAGTTCATCCGCAGGAACAGCGTGTTGCTGCTGGTCGGATCATTTCTGGCGATTTCGCTCTTAGCGGGCATCACCGGCATCCTCTGGCAATCGCACCAGACGAATATTCAGAAGCGCAAAGCCGAAGCTCGTTCTGCCGATCTGCGCCAGCTCAGTAATAGCCTGCTGTCGGAATTGGACCAGGCTATTCGGGACCTACCAGGGTCCACCGGCGCGCAGAAGCTTCTCGTCTCGCGTGTACTCGATCATCTCGATCGAATGGCGGCTGATGCACGTGACGACCGCCAGACTCAATTGGATCTGGCCAGCGCCTATATTCAGATCGGGCAAGTTCAGGGCGATGGTTATTTTCAGAACATGGGAGACACTCCTGGCGCTTTGTCTGACTTTGACAAAGCAATTGCAATTGCCAATTCACTTTCCATGTTGGATCGCAAAGACCGTGAGGCTCTTCGAGTCTTGGCTCTCGCCTTGAGATCGAGAAGCGAAACTCTGTTCCGTGCAGGCCGCACACCTGAGGCAGTTCCCCTCATTCGTCAAGCCACCAGTGCATTTGACATCCTCACGGCAGACTCTAATGCATCAGCTTCGCTTCTCGCAGAGGCCGCCAACGCCTATGGAGTAATGGGCGACGAACTCGGGCAGCCAATGATTGGAAGTCTCAATGATGTGTATGGTGCGGTCGCGGCATACCGAACGGACCTTAGTCTCGTCATTCGCGCGAGGAAGACCGATGCGTCGGTAGCCCGCACGCTTCGCGTCGCCGCTATTGCTTCAATGAGAATTGGCGAGATCGAAATGGATACCGATCCAGTGCAGGCTCTACGCGATCTCGATGTGGCTCTTCAATTTCTGGATGCGATGCCCAAAGGCGAGCAGGCGAGCTTCGGATCAGCTCGCACACGGTCCGCGGTGCTCCATCGCCAGGCAATATCCCTGAATGAATTAGGAAGGTATGACGAGGCTGCACGTCTCTTTGATCAGGTGTACCAAGCAGATCTCAAGCGGCAAAGTGCAGATCCGCTTGACACCCGGCTCCTCGAAGACCTGATCGGTGATCTGAGCGATGAGGCAGATGGTTATGAGTATGCCGCAGACCCGGCACTTGCTCGGAATCCAGCTGATCGACCACGCAACCTCAGAATGGCGGCGAGTCTGTACGCAAAGGCGATTCCGCTGGCGGAGAAATTTCTGCGCCAAGAACCTGCGAACGAGAATCTTCAGGAAACACTCGCTGAACTGATACTGGATGTCGACTCCTTACACTTCGCGCTCCATTCGCCTGGCGAAACTAAACACCAAGAGAAAGACCAACTCGCTATACTTCGGAGACTTGCTCATGACACTGCAGATCCATTCATGCTCTACGCGGTTGCGAATGTCTTTCTACGTGTAGAACCTCGTTCACTACGCGACCCTCAATTCACATTGCATTGCGCGCAAGGCTCAGTGGAACGAAGCTTTGGTACCATTCCTGCAATGCAACTGGCACTGGCTAAGGCGTACCGTGTAGCCGGTCAGACCGCGAGGAGTCGCGAAGAAGCCGGGAAGGGACTCGCGATTTTGCCGCCTCAGCGTCCAAACGAACCTAAACCGCGGCTGAGGAAACTTCTTGAAATCGAGGCTCGATAA
- a CDS encoding ECF-type sigma factor translates to MNPAKGEITLLLAKWRNGEASAFNELIPLVYPHLREVAASYIRREHNPDILQATALVHELYLRLLHQKKAAWEDRRHFYTFAAKVMRMILIDHAHECQTQSRGGNHDRIPLNEDLSWVEIGSPELLDLNQALDELNALDPAKVQMVELRYFLGCTADETAVLMEVSKATVDRSLRFTKSWLFQRIHPGVAESAIH, encoded by the coding sequence TTGAATCCCGCCAAGGGAGAAATCACTTTGCTGTTGGCAAAGTGGCGGAATGGTGAGGCATCGGCTTTCAATGAGTTGATCCCTCTTGTCTATCCGCATCTCCGCGAAGTGGCAGCCTCTTACATTCGACGTGAGCATAACCCAGACATTCTGCAGGCCACAGCTCTCGTTCATGAACTCTACCTGCGGCTTCTGCATCAGAAGAAAGCCGCGTGGGAGGATCGCAGGCACTTCTACACATTTGCAGCCAAGGTCATGCGCATGATCCTGATAGACCACGCGCACGAATGTCAGACTCAGAGCCGCGGAGGGAACCACGATCGCATCCCGCTCAACGAAGATCTCTCCTGGGTCGAAATCGGCAGTCCCGAACTCCTCGATCTCAATCAAGCATTGGACGAGTTGAATGCGCTCGACCCCGCCAAGGTCCAGATGGTCGAACTACGATACTTCCTCGGTTGTACCGCCGACGAGACCGCGGTTTTGATGGAAGTTTCAAAAGCCACGGTGGACCGTTCGCTCAGATTCACCAAGAGTTGGCTCTTCCAGCGTATTCATCCGGGCGTGGCTGAGAGCGCTATACATTGA